A DNA window from Candidatus Vicinibacter affinis contains the following coding sequences:
- a CDS encoding glycosyltransferase family 2 protein, protein MISSTPLSAVVICFNEEEIISSCLNALLRVADEIVVLDSFSTDKTPEICRSKGVRFYQQKFIDYGSQKQDAVKLCRFDHILSVDADEILDEELVAAILGEKQKGLASCYILNRKTYYCGQWIRHCGWYPDLKIRLWHKAHAHWNQNKLHEVVDLIDPNAKPLKLNGHIDHYSYRTVSDHVFQLENFANLFAEDYFAKGIKSSFAKKFFSPVWKFFKMYIFKAGVLDGKYGFLICKRSAYGVYLKYKRLELLQLTKKQKLS, encoded by the coding sequence ATGATTTCTTCAACACCTCTTTCTGCCGTCGTGATTTGTTTTAATGAGGAAGAAATCATTTCATCCTGTCTGAATGCTTTATTAAGAGTGGCAGATGAAATTGTTGTCCTGGATTCCTTCAGTACGGACAAGACACCTGAGATTTGCCGGAGTAAAGGAGTAAGATTTTACCAACAGAAATTTATAGATTACGGATCTCAAAAGCAAGACGCGGTCAAGCTGTGCCGATTTGATCACATACTTTCGGTAGATGCGGATGAAATACTTGACGAGGAATTGGTGGCGGCGATTCTTGGAGAAAAGCAAAAGGGGCTTGCAAGTTGTTATATACTAAACCGTAAAACGTATTATTGTGGTCAGTGGATCAGGCATTGTGGATGGTATCCTGATTTAAAAATAAGATTGTGGCACAAAGCCCATGCTCATTGGAATCAAAATAAATTGCATGAGGTAGTGGATCTTATTGACCCAAATGCAAAACCATTAAAATTAAACGGCCATATAGATCATTACAGTTACAGAACCGTATCTGATCATGTATTTCAATTGGAAAATTTTGCAAATTTGTTTGCAGAAGATTATTTTGCTAAAGGAATAAAAAGTTCATTTGCAAAAAAGTTTTTTTCACCTGTATGGAAATTTTTCAAGATGTATATTTTTAAAGCCGGAGTACTTGATGGGAAATATGGATTTCTGATTTGTAAGAGATCAGCATAT
- a CDS encoding HYR domain-containing protein — MQKYFIPPYLFGLSLLLTLMFNQHVISQPLSPKILSAPDVSIRLLDCTSPPVIQCPTDLTLCPGATEDPAATGCAKAFPPSNQCNPPLVAFVDRVISSGPCQGEKTIQRIWTATDVDNPSLRSFCIQYLRFEDKSPPAFIHCPKDTSVLSNDKCVALFQWNPPAVFDNCGSVCLTSSHPVGSLFKEGPTVITYTANDACGNISTCSFTITVIPQCCLQNPILTCPGNFTACPDSPIDPGTTGRAIAEPGSQHCARPLLSFSDDTLSSALCSLIIARTWTAWDPNKPELRSSCVQNIELKDVSPPNIVCPQSITVNSEPDCFATVSWNNPQTSDNCTMVSLVSSHGNRARFPIGTTTVYYTATDGCGNVSGCQFNVTVEANCCNKPPVITCPADFYNCPQGIDPLVTGKATAAPGQVGCPQPVVSYKDDTLYHQSCSLRVIRTWIATDPVQSNLTASCEQIINLKDDQAPSITCPANITVQSGPDCTGSAFWSDPSTSDNCSSVRLSGSHGNGTSGFPIGVTNIYYTAFDACGNSANCSFTVTVEANCCNKPPVITCPADFYNCPQGIDPQVTGKATAVPGQAGCPQPVISYKDDTLYHQSCSLRVIRTWIATDPVQSNLTASCEQIINLKDDQAPSITCPANITVQSGPDCTGSAFWSDPSTSDNCSSVRLSGSHGNGTSGFPIGVTNIYYTAFDACGNSANCSFTVTVEANCCNKPPVITCPADFYNCPQGIDPQVTGQATAVPGLAGCPQPVISYKDDTLYHQSCSLRVIRTWIATDPVQHNLTASCEQIINLKDDQAPSITCPANITVQSGPDCTGTATWNDPSTSDNCSAVTLSGSHGNGSSGFPIGVTNIFYTAFDACGNFSNCSFTVTVEANCCNKPPVINCPADFYNCPQGIDPQVTGQATAIAGTPQCPDPILSFKDDTVFNQSCSLRVIRTWTAIDPIQSNLITRCEQIINLKDDQAPSINCPANITVQSGPDCTGTATWNDPSTSDNCSTVTLSGSHGNGSTGFPIGTTTIYYTAFDACNNSSNCSFTVTVELNCCNKPPVLTCPADFESCPGSIEPSRTGQAFAQKAHPTCGDPIISFKDQIVFQQACSLRIIRTWYATDPDKSELKDSCQQNIDLKDDHLPAISNCPTDITVDPNYNCEAFPTWVIPTASDNCALVNFNGSHRPGEIMPSGKTTVIYTATDACGLLSTCSFVVTVTENCCNRPPVMICPDNYVACPGTATDTSVTGVPTVTAGKSSCLNPVVSYHDNVISRGPCNGAILIERTWRAVDPNLSNLFAECTQRIELKDDVPPRFTSTPSNITVDAQGDCEVPVNWLAPVATDNCGLASLTSNIPSGSNFNEGTTSVTYTATDLCGNTSSTTFTITVKGAVIGINCPNDTLVFRTNPYLNGAYVNWPLPHVNYCNPCQGNINGFIYMGEYNGSRYFCSKGPENWETAKIICDINGGKLAVINDHDENQFIASKLAGQTAWIGGSDARSEGRFDWIDNSPFIYSNWLPGQPNNFGPNEDFIELAPDGTWNDQNGDESREFVLEMPCYELKQIKGPKRGGLVNCGTNTISYVATKDGQSDTCSFVVRVNCDSLTTYCNNKAQFSNLMWIKKVKFADIDNTSGDDHGYRFFNNPCGNLRAGETYSLCVTPGYLTNSYNVYWKIWIDYNADGVFHNITELVTYGYGNTTMCANLKMPGGFVRANVRMRVAMSYGAYPADPCSPILYGEIEDYCFNLLPPTNFGGSTPESLEIQSTELKCAENCESQSPVELDLRSVESELFGNQGEFFIIPNPANSEVILKTIADKAKSMVIFDAQGKNVWKKIQPSTEAETINTSTWAEGLYHITVEFKNGHKTSKRFVVQH; from the coding sequence ATGCAAAAATATTTCATACCTCCTTACCTTTTTGGGCTGAGCTTGCTATTGACTTTAATGTTCAATCAGCATGTGATATCCCAACCACTTTCACCAAAAATACTTTCTGCACCGGATGTCAGCATCCGTTTACTTGATTGCACCTCTCCTCCGGTTATTCAGTGTCCGACAGATCTTACACTCTGCCCAGGTGCAACAGAGGATCCTGCAGCGACCGGTTGCGCCAAAGCCTTTCCACCAAGTAATCAATGTAATCCACCATTGGTTGCCTTTGTCGATAGAGTTATTTCTTCAGGACCTTGTCAGGGAGAAAAAACCATACAAAGAATTTGGACTGCAACAGATGTTGACAATCCTTCACTTCGAAGTTTTTGTATTCAATATTTAAGATTTGAAGATAAGTCCCCACCTGCCTTTATACATTGTCCAAAGGACACTTCAGTTCTTTCAAATGATAAATGTGTCGCTCTTTTCCAATGGAATCCACCGGCTGTTTTTGACAATTGTGGTTCCGTTTGTCTTACCAGTTCACACCCTGTTGGCTCCCTTTTCAAAGAAGGACCAACTGTAATCACCTACACTGCCAATGACGCCTGTGGAAACATCAGTACCTGTAGCTTTACAATTACGGTAATACCTCAGTGTTGCCTTCAAAATCCAATATTAACTTGTCCGGGAAATTTTACTGCTTGTCCTGATTCTCCAATTGATCCAGGTACAACTGGAAGAGCCATCGCCGAACCTGGAAGCCAGCATTGTGCCAGACCATTGTTGAGTTTTAGTGACGATACATTAAGTAGTGCCCTATGCTCATTAATCATAGCCAGAACCTGGACTGCATGGGATCCCAACAAGCCTGAGCTTCGCTCAAGCTGTGTTCAAAATATTGAACTTAAGGATGTATCACCACCTAACATTGTATGTCCTCAAAGCATTACTGTAAATTCTGAACCGGATTGTTTTGCTACCGTAAGTTGGAATAACCCTCAGACTTCAGATAACTGTACCATGGTTAGCTTAGTCAGCTCTCATGGTAATCGTGCCCGCTTCCCAATAGGAACAACTACGGTTTATTATACTGCAACAGACGGATGTGGAAATGTCTCCGGGTGTCAGTTTAACGTAACGGTTGAAGCTAATTGCTGCAACAAACCTCCCGTGATCACCTGTCCTGCTGATTTTTACAATTGTCCGCAAGGAATAGATCCTCTGGTAACAGGGAAGGCAACCGCTGCCCCAGGACAGGTAGGATGCCCACAACCGGTGGTAAGTTATAAGGATGATACCTTATACCATCAATCATGTTCATTAAGGGTCATCAGAACCTGGATCGCAACAGATCCCGTCCAGTCCAACCTGACTGCTTCTTGCGAACAAATCATCAATCTTAAAGATGATCAAGCTCCAAGTATAACCTGCCCGGCCAATATTACTGTTCAATCCGGACCCGATTGTACTGGATCTGCCTTCTGGAGTGACCCATCCACATCTGACAATTGTTCATCAGTAAGATTATCAGGGTCTCATGGAAATGGAACCAGCGGATTCCCAATTGGGGTAACCAACATTTATTATACCGCATTTGATGCCTGTGGCAATTCTGCAAACTGCAGCTTTACTGTTACTGTTGAGGCGAATTGCTGCAACAAACCTCCGGTGATCACCTGTCCTGCTGATTTTTACAATTGTCCTCAAGGAATAGATCCTCAGGTAACAGGGAAGGCCACCGCTGTCCCAGGACAGGCAGGGTGCCCACAACCAGTAATAAGCTACAAAGATGATACCTTATACCATCAATCATGCTCACTAAGGGTTATCAGAACCTGGATCGCAACAGATCCCGTCCAGTCCAACCTGACTGCTTCTTGCGAACAAATCATCAATCTTAAAGATGATCAGGCTCCAAGCATTACCTGCCCGGCCAATATTACTGTTCAATCCGGACCCGATTGTACTGGATCTGCCTTCTGGAGTGACCCATCCACATCTGACAATTGTTCATCAGTAAGATTATCAGGGTCTCATGGAAATGGAACCAGCGGATTCCCAATTGGGGTAACCAACATTTATTATACCGCATTTGACGCCTGTGGCAATTCTGCAAACTGCAGCTTTACTGTTACTGTTGAGGCGAATTGCTGCAACAAACCTCCCGTGATCACCTGTCCTGCTGATTTTTACAATTGTCCACAAGGAATAGATCCACAGGTGACAGGTCAGGCTACTGCTGTCCCAGGACTAGCAGGATGCCCGCAACCAGTAATTAGCTACAAAGATGATACCTTATACCATCAATCATGCTCACTAAGGGTCATCAGAACCTGGATCGCAACAGATCCCGTCCAACACAACTTGACTGCTTCATGTGAACAAATCATCAATCTTAAAGATGATCAGGCTCCAAGCATTACTTGCCCTGCCAATATTACTGTTCAATCCGGACCTGATTGTACAGGAACAGCCACCTGGAATGACCCTTCCACTTCTGACAATTGCTCAGCTGTAACACTTTCAGGCTCTCATGGCAATGGAAGCAGTGGCTTTCCTATTGGTGTAACCAATATCTTTTACACTGCATTTGACGCCTGTGGCAATTTTTCGAATTGCAGTTTTACGGTAACGGTTGAAGCGAATTGCTGCAACAAACCTCCGGTGATCAACTGTCCTGCTGATTTTTACAATTGTCCACAGGGAATAGATCCACAAGTAACAGGTCAAGCAACAGCAATTGCCGGAACTCCACAATGTCCTGATCCGATCCTTAGTTTTAAAGATGACACTGTATTTAATCAATCTTGTTCTCTAAGGGTCATCAGAACCTGGACTGCAATTGATCCAATACAAAGCAATTTGATAACAAGGTGCGAACAAATCATCAATCTTAAAGATGATCAGGCTCCAAGCATAAATTGCCCTGCCAATATTACTGTTCAATCCGGACCCGATTGCACAGGAACTGCCACTTGGAATGACCCTTCCACTTCTGATAATTGCTCTACTGTAACACTTTCAGGGTCACATGGCAATGGCAGCACTGGATTCCCAATTGGGACTACAACTATTTACTATACTGCATTTGATGCTTGTAACAATTCAAGCAATTGCAGTTTCACCGTTACAGTTGAACTTAACTGTTGCAATAAACCACCGGTACTTACCTGCCCAGCAGACTTTGAAAGTTGTCCAGGAAGCATCGAACCTTCCCGCACCGGACAGGCTTTTGCTCAAAAAGCACACCCTACCTGTGGGGATCCGATTATCAGCTTTAAAGATCAAATAGTATTTCAACAAGCATGTTCTTTAAGAATCATCAGAACCTGGTATGCAACCGATCCAGATAAATCTGAGTTAAAGGATTCATGCCAACAAAACATCGATTTGAAAGATGATCATTTACCGGCAATTTCGAATTGCCCAACTGATATTACGGTAGATCCAAACTACAATTGCGAAGCTTTCCCAACTTGGGTAATACCTACAGCATCTGATAATTGTGCATTGGTCAACTTCAATGGATCTCACCGTCCGGGAGAAATTATGCCTTCAGGTAAGACTACCGTCATATATACCGCAACAGACGCTTGTGGTCTTCTCTCAACCTGTTCCTTTGTGGTTACGGTTACCGAAAATTGTTGCAACAGACCACCCGTTATGATCTGTCCGGACAATTATGTAGCCTGCCCTGGAACGGCCACAGATACAAGTGTTACTGGGGTGCCTACCGTAACAGCAGGCAAATCGAGTTGCCTGAACCCGGTTGTTTCATATCATGACAATGTCATTTCAAGAGGTCCTTGCAATGGTGCGATTTTAATAGAACGTACCTGGAGGGCAGTTGATCCTAATTTGTCTAATTTGTTTGCAGAATGTACTCAACGTATTGAACTAAAGGATGATGTGCCACCAAGATTTACTTCTACCCCTTCAAACATAACAGTTGATGCTCAGGGAGATTGTGAAGTGCCTGTAAACTGGCTTGCCCCGGTTGCCACTGATAATTGTGGACTGGCTTCACTGACGAGTAATATCCCTTCAGGAAGTAATTTTAATGAAGGAACGACTTCGGTCACCTATACAGCAACCGACCTATGTGGCAACACCAGTTCAACTACTTTCACCATCACGGTGAAGGGCGCTGTAATAGGCATTAATTGTCCAAACGATACACTCGTTTTCAGAACCAATCCATACTTGAATGGAGCATATGTTAATTGGCCATTGCCACACGTAAATTATTGCAATCCTTGCCAAGGAAATATTAATGGATTTATCTACATGGGCGAATACAATGGAAGCAGATACTTCTGTTCAAAAGGACCAGAAAACTGGGAAACTGCCAAAATCATCTGCGATATAAACGGAGGAAAGCTGGCTGTTATAAATGACCATGATGAAAACCAATTTATAGCAAGCAAATTAGCAGGACAGACAGCCTGGATTGGCGGATCAGATGCACGATCTGAAGGTAGATTTGATTGGATTGACAACAGCCCTTTCATTTATTCCAACTGGCTGCCGGGACAACCGAATAATTTTGGACCAAACGAAGATTTTATCGAATTGGCTCCAGACGGTACCTGGAATGATCAAAACGGAGACGAATCAAGAGAGTTTGTACTTGAAATGCCTTGTTATGAACTAAAACAAATAAAAGGTCCTAAAAGAGGCGGACTTGTTAATTGTGGTACGAACACCATTAGCTATGTGGCCACTAAAGATGGACAATCTGATACCTGCAGTTTTGTCGTTCGGGTGAATTGTGATTCCCTCACCACGTATTGCAATAACAAAGCTCAATTCAGTAATTTGATGTGGATCAAAAAAGTAAAATTCGCAGACATAGACAATACCTCCGGTGATGACCACGGTTATAGATTTTTCAACAACCCATGTGGAAATCTAAGAGCAGGTGAAACCTATTCACTTTGTGTTACGCCGGGATACCTGACCAACAGTTACAATGTGTATTGGAAAATTTGGATTGATTACAATGCAGATGGTGTATTCCATAATATTACAGAATTGGTTACCTATGGCTATGGCAACACAACCATGTGTGCCAACTTAAAAATGCCGGGTGGTTTTGTTCGAGCCAACGTACGCATGCGTGTAGCGATGTCTTACGGAGCCTATCCTGCCGATCCTTGTTCGCCAATATTGTATGGAGAAATTGAAGACTACTGTTTCAACTTACTGCCCCCTACCAACTTTGGAGGTAGTACTCCAGAATCTCTTGAGATACAGTCAACCGAACTTAAATGTGCGGAGAATTGTGAATCTCAGAGTCCCGTTGAATTAGACCTCAGATCGGTAGAAAGCGAGCTTTTTGGAAACCAGGGTGAGTTTTTTATCATTCCAAATCCGGCCAACAGTGAAGTGATTCTGAAGACCATTGCAGACAAGGCAAAATCCATGGTCATTTTTGATGCTCAAGGCAAGAATGTTTGGAAAAAAATCCAACCAAGCACGGAAGCTGAGACCATCAACACCAGCACCTGGGCTGAAGGACTTTATCACATAACCGTTGAATTTAAAAATGGACATAAAACCAGTAAAAGGTTTGTCGTGCAACATTAA
- a CDS encoding DUF1573 domain-containing protein yields the protein MPAVQKEQANPPADTIIAVAKIEFDSSSYDFGTIRQGEVLEKVIYFTNSGQADLKIELITACECTTLDYTRLPVKPGQRSSIKIKYNSKDKSGPQTVDLDILANTSTGFSYTKFKLLVEK from the coding sequence TCCTGCCGATACGATTATAGCAGTTGCCAAAATTGAATTTGATTCCAGCAGCTATGATTTCGGAACCATCCGCCAGGGAGAGGTGCTGGAGAAGGTAATCTATTTTACCAATTCAGGCCAGGCTGACTTGAAGATTGAATTAATCACTGCCTGCGAATGTACCACACTGGATTATACAAGACTGCCTGTAAAGCCCGGACAAAGAAGTTCAATTAAGATCAAGTACAATTCCAAAGACAAATCGGGACCTCAAACGGTGGATCTGGACATCCTTGCCAACACTTCCACCGGTTTCAGCTACACCAAATTCAAATTATTGGTAGAAAAGTAA